One stretch of Leptospira bourretii DNA includes these proteins:
- a CDS encoding phosphate ABC transporter substrate-binding protein translates to MKNLSLLFYILITINFVACKDKQTLKVAGSETMNSMMRYLGAEYEKVNSNVRVTVEGGGSESGIDRLRKGEIDMAVSSRDLNQAEFDDLRKTGNLEKVRLAYDGVALVVNPKNSVSKLDLAQTSDIFSGKIKNWKDVGGADAPISIVIRNDKSGTQDYFQNHILKRKDLGLNEFNEYKANVFSKDAKIVKDNSEMSKFIQENSNSIGYMGMGSALVENKDKLKALDYARTKKDPYVAPSVRNVYDRKYKLARELFMIYKTDQGDKIDAFVTFLTSEQGQVAVLQSGYLRASLPEVEVSAEPVK, encoded by the coding sequence ATGAAAAACCTTTCTCTGCTTTTTTACATTTTGATTACAATCAACTTTGTCGCTTGTAAGGACAAACAAACCTTAAAAGTTGCAGGTTCCGAAACCATGAACAGTATGATGCGTTATTTAGGAGCTGAATATGAAAAGGTTAATTCTAATGTTCGTGTAACAGTCGAAGGTGGTGGTTCCGAATCAGGAATTGACAGATTACGAAAAGGTGAGATCGATATGGCAGTTTCCTCTCGCGATTTAAACCAAGCCGAATTTGATGACCTTCGTAAAACGGGAAACTTAGAAAAAGTAAGATTGGCTTACGATGGAGTTGCTCTCGTTGTGAATCCTAAAAATTCTGTTTCAAAACTTGACTTGGCCCAAACTTCCGATATCTTTTCTGGAAAAATTAAAAATTGGAAAGATGTAGGTGGTGCCGATGCTCCCATTTCGATTGTCATTCGTAACGATAAATCCGGAACACAAGACTACTTTCAAAATCATATCCTCAAACGAAAGGATTTGGGTTTGAATGAGTTTAACGAATACAAAGCCAATGTTTTTTCAAAAGACGCAAAAATCGTAAAAGATAATTCTGAAATGTCAAAATTCATTCAAGAAAATTCGAATAGCATTGGTTATATGGGTATGGGATCTGCTCTTGTGGAAAACAAAGACAAACTAAAAGCTTTGGATTATGCGAGAACTAAAAAAGATCCTTATGTTGCACCTTCCGTGAGAAACGTATACGATAGAAAGTATAAATTGGCTCGAGAATTATTTATGATCTATAAAACAGACCAAGGTGATAAAATTGATGCCTTTGTTACTTTTCTTACAAGCGAACAAGGTCAGGTTGCCGTTTTACAATCTGGATATTTAAGAGCATCACTTCCAGAAGTAGAAGTTTCTGCAGAGCCTGTGAAATAG
- a CDS encoding OmpA family protein: MTFHRLVFYSFVTILPLATASADPQSKTTFQWKWKENQVLELNEYHDVFFRVGTKTVEREDKNRVVMKPKKCSTDSCLVNAWFDTYLRYGKTSGPFWKDKEFLSDFTLFRNGRYEVPNEFIMPNLRSFPSFPDTPVSVSDVWKLPAEESFDFNSERIRVKVIPEYTFQGIFPWSEGNYKGNCEKITYTYPIFYNKPDGEKMVPNVPYKIFGFASGTVFFNASRGVPEFKEVKLSYTFIYPNGTVQEANFHIKGVYFLRNQINAKDKESIREDILEDLIVGYTGDLNGTKIGDPSKDKTNGKLPNEENLGRITDTGEIPSPEKKTDPKNLPVSVRTSEDGIVFSLDSILFDFNDSKLKPEAETAVTKIAEILKKYPDREIRVSGHTDNIGKKEYNQKLSEDRAKSVLHSLVDLHKMDEKHISFKGYADEVPIVPNDSEENRHKNRRVEITLVLD; the protein is encoded by the coding sequence ATGACCTTCCACCGATTGGTATTTTATAGTTTTGTAACAATTCTTCCGTTGGCCACGGCCTCTGCCGACCCGCAGTCCAAAACCACTTTCCAGTGGAAATGGAAGGAAAACCAAGTATTGGAGCTAAACGAATACCACGATGTTTTTTTCCGTGTCGGCACAAAAACGGTGGAAAGAGAAGATAAAAACAGAGTGGTTATGAAACCTAAAAAATGTTCAACTGACTCTTGTTTGGTGAACGCATGGTTTGATACCTATCTTCGTTACGGGAAAACATCTGGACCTTTCTGGAAGGATAAAGAATTTTTATCAGATTTCACTCTCTTTCGCAATGGCCGGTACGAAGTTCCTAATGAATTTATCATGCCAAACCTTCGCAGTTTTCCGAGTTTCCCCGATACGCCGGTTTCTGTTTCCGATGTATGGAAATTACCAGCAGAAGAATCGTTTGATTTTAATTCTGAACGCATCCGAGTCAAAGTGATTCCCGAATATACCTTCCAAGGAATCTTTCCTTGGTCAGAAGGAAATTATAAAGGCAATTGTGAGAAGATCACTTATACCTATCCGATTTTTTATAACAAACCAGACGGGGAAAAGATGGTACCAAATGTTCCCTATAAAATTTTTGGATTTGCATCCGGAACCGTTTTTTTCAATGCCAGCCGCGGTGTTCCCGAGTTTAAAGAAGTGAAATTATCATACACTTTTATCTATCCCAACGGAACGGTACAAGAAGCAAATTTTCATATCAAAGGTGTATATTTTCTTCGTAACCAAATCAATGCCAAAGATAAAGAATCCATTCGAGAAGATATACTGGAAGATTTAATTGTAGGATATACCGGTGATTTGAATGGAACTAAAATCGGTGATCCATCAAAAGATAAAACCAACGGAAAATTACCAAATGAAGAAAACTTAGGAAGGATTACTGATACGGGAGAAATCCCTTCTCCTGAGAAAAAAACAGATCCAAAAAATCTTCCCGTTTCCGTTCGAACTTCCGAAGATGGAATTGTTTTCTCTTTGGATTCTATTCTGTTTGATTTTAACGATAGCAAACTAAAACCCGAAGCAGAAACCGCTGTAACAAAAATTGCGGAGATCCTAAAAAAATATCCTGACAGAGAAATTCGAGTTTCCGGTCATACAGACAATATAGGAAAAAAAGAATACAACCAAAAACTATCTGAAGACAGAGCAAAGTCCGTACTTCATTCGTTAGTTGATCTTCATAAGATGGACGAAAAACATATTTCCTTCAAAGGGTATGCTGACGAAGTACCAATCGTTCCCAATGATTCAGAAGAGAATCGGCATAAAAACCGCAGAGTAGAAATTACTTTAGTTTTGGACTAA
- a CDS encoding NHL repeat-containing protein encodes MQTSFKFQNLFLLFSILLSSFCKQESLNNYCDPKSDSYLSSLFFQSATTAASHYCGNNLVNVPPFEYKFSNYRLYLNFPVSIIPRYKTNSSYSVLGALPVGLSFDSFSGEIKGTTAAITENTPITITRSNPGYAVFTITLQVVDTSATMVYGQYGSFTCGITYNTGACAISAVASSQNLSAPYWVTVDTSGGVYISGVNRIQYYPPNINASSRVYGQFGDSTCDVINRASAGTCAGTAVSENSLNSVRGIGIDQDNGLYAADMGNNRILHFSNNSSIPFAVYGQPGFTSFSAGPASATTLSTPMGVTHASDGGVYTSESAYHRVLYFPAGSTTASRVYGQPDLTSSSSGCSNIKMSSPNGMVLDSEGGLYISDNGNSRILYFPPGSTTATRVYGQPDFITCGGGSSGPTSLSGPTGLALDQSDNLFVADSGNNRVVMYPRTTQTEGIAAVAVFGQFNDLICSVANNGGSCNAGVIGPKSLYSPTGIFFNKFGQLYIADRMNHRVLVY; translated from the coding sequence ATGCAAACCTCATTCAAATTCCAAAATTTATTTTTATTATTTTCAATCTTACTTTCGAGCTTTTGTAAACAGGAATCTCTAAATAACTACTGTGATCCAAAATCAGATTCCTATCTTTCTTCTTTATTTTTCCAATCTGCCACTACCGCTGCGTCCCATTACTGTGGAAATAATCTAGTAAACGTCCCTCCATTCGAATATAAATTTTCAAATTACCGATTGTATCTAAACTTTCCAGTTTCCATCATTCCTAGATATAAAACTAATTCCAGTTATTCGGTGCTAGGGGCTTTACCTGTCGGGCTTAGTTTTGATTCATTTTCTGGAGAAATTAAAGGTACCACTGCTGCCATCACAGAAAATACTCCAATTACCATTACAAGAAGTAATCCCGGATATGCCGTTTTTACCATCACACTCCAAGTTGTAGATACAAGTGCAACCATGGTCTACGGACAATACGGGTCATTTACTTGTGGTATCACTTACAATACAGGTGCCTGTGCAATCAGTGCCGTTGCGTCTAGCCAAAATCTAAGCGCCCCTTATTGGGTGACTGTGGATACCTCAGGAGGCGTTTATATTTCCGGAGTGAACCGCATCCAATACTATCCACCTAACATTAACGCATCGTCAAGAGTGTACGGACAATTTGGAGATTCGACTTGTGATGTGATCAACAGAGCATCCGCTGGAACCTGTGCTGGTACTGCTGTAAGTGAAAATTCCCTAAATAGTGTTCGCGGAATAGGAATCGACCAAGACAACGGATTGTATGCAGCGGATATGGGAAACAATCGCATTTTGCATTTTTCAAATAACTCTTCAATTCCCTTTGCTGTTTATGGACAACCTGGGTTTACTAGTTTTTCGGCAGGACCTGCAAGTGCTACCACCTTAAGCACTCCGATGGGAGTGACCCATGCATCCGACGGAGGAGTGTATACTTCTGAATCTGCATACCATCGTGTCCTTTACTTTCCTGCGGGTTCCACTACGGCCAGTCGCGTTTACGGACAACCAGATTTGACCTCTAGTTCTTCTGGATGTTCCAATATAAAAATGAGTAGTCCCAACGGAATGGTTTTAGATTCCGAAGGTGGATTGTACATCTCCGATAATGGCAATAGCAGAATCCTATATTTTCCCCCAGGATCCACAACCGCCACCCGAGTGTATGGCCAACCAGATTTTATCACATGCGGTGGTGGTAGTTCAGGTCCAACAAGTCTTTCTGGTCCGACTGGTTTAGCTTTAGACCAGAGTGATAATCTTTTTGTTGCAGATTCGGGTAACAACCGTGTGGTGATGTATCCTAGGACTACCCAAACAGAAGGGATTGCCGCAGTCGCAGTATTTGGTCAGTTCAATGATCTAATCTGTTCTGTAGCAAACAATGGAGGAAGTTGTAATGCAGGAGTCATTGGACCTAAAAGTCTATATTCCCCTACTGGAATTTTTTTCAACAAATTCGGCCAACTGTACATAGCGGACCGAATGAATCATAGAGTTTTAGTTTATTAA